The proteins below are encoded in one region of Flavobacterium nackdongense:
- a CDS encoding MlaE family ABC transporter permease, translating into MMLLRYLSQIGKYFLMWKEIFSKQTKWSVMKGLIFKEIDDLIIGSLGIVAFISFFVGGVVAIQTALNLNNPLIPKNLIGYATRESVILEFAPTFISVIMAGKMGSFITSSIGSMRVTEQIDALEVMGVNSLNYLVFPKLIAILLYPFVIGISMFLGVFGGYVAAVYGGFGDSTDFIDGLQINFEPFHVTYAFIKTFIFGILLASIPAFHGYYMKGGALEVGKASTVAFVWTSVMIILVNYILTQLLLA; encoded by the coding sequence ATGATGCTTCTTCGCTATTTATCACAAATTGGAAAATACTTCTTAATGTGGAAAGAAATTTTCAGCAAACAGACGAAATGGTCGGTTATGAAAGGACTTATCTTCAAAGAAATAGACGATTTAATCATTGGCTCCCTTGGCATCGTCGCATTCATTTCTTTCTTTGTTGGAGGTGTAGTCGCGATTCAAACGGCATTGAATTTGAATAACCCCCTGATTCCCAAAAACCTCATCGGTTATGCTACTAGAGAATCCGTAATTCTAGAATTTGCACCGACCTTTATTTCAGTTATTATGGCAGGTAAAATGGGTTCGTTCATTACATCGAGTATAGGTTCTATGCGAGTTACAGAACAAATTGACGCCTTAGAAGTGATGGGTGTAAACTCCTTAAATTACCTTGTCTTCCCGAAACTCATTGCCATTTTGTTGTATCCATTTGTCATAGGAATCAGCATGTTTTTAGGGGTTTTTGGAGGTTATGTGGCAGCAGTTTACGGCGGATTTGGCGATAGCACTGATTTTATTGATGGACTACAAATTAATTTCGAGCCCTTCCACGTAACCTATGCTTTTATCAAAACATTTATATTTGGCATATTGCTAGCCTCAATTCCTGCCTTTCACGGCTATTATATGAAAGGTGGCGCACTCGAAGTGGGTAAAGCGAGTACTGTGGCGTTTGTCTGGACATCGGTAATGATAATTTTGGTCAATTATATTCTAACACAATTACTTTTAGCCTAA
- a CDS encoding SprT-like domain-containing protein: MSETLSKYLPEHAVKPVFELIVANQVHLKIVNERVTRHGDYRKGLSGKHEITVNANLNKFRFLITLVHEISHLVAFEKFGRAIKPHGNEWKYSFQRLMIPFIRPEIFPHSVLPLVANHFRNPTASSDSDARLAFALKQFDERKQDIHYIHEVPNGSFFRIKNGRIFKKQGLRVKRYECLEVKTGRLFLFNANAEVEIIPG, translated from the coding sequence TTGTCCGAAACCTTATCTAAATATCTCCCTGAACACGCTGTAAAACCAGTTTTTGAACTGATTGTTGCCAATCAAGTGCATCTCAAAATTGTGAACGAACGCGTAACTCGACACGGCGATTACAGAAAAGGTTTGAGTGGCAAACACGAAATTACGGTCAATGCCAACCTGAACAAATTCCGATTCTTGATAACGCTGGTTCATGAAATTTCGCATTTGGTGGCTTTCGAAAAGTTTGGAAGAGCGATAAAACCTCACGGAAACGAGTGGAAATATTCTTTTCAACGATTGATGATTCCGTTTATTCGTCCCGAAATATTTCCACATTCGGTATTGCCATTAGTTGCTAATCATTTTAGAAACCCGACCGCTAGTAGTGATTCGGATGCAAGACTTGCTTTTGCTTTAAAGCAATTTGACGAGCGAAAACAAGACATTCATTATATTCACGAAGTGCCTAATGGCAGTTTTTTTCGCATTAAAAACGGAAGAATTTTCAAAAAACAAGGACTTCGTGTCAAACGATATGAATGCCTTGAAGTGAAAACGGGTCGATTATTTTTGTTCAATGCCAATGCTGAAGTAGAAATAATTCCGGGTTAA
- a CDS encoding DUF4160 domain-containing protein yields MPEIFRFFGIRFFYFSNDHLPIHVHIKNADGTAKFNIDPVELIENKGVKKKDLLLAV; encoded by the coding sequence ATGCCAGAGATTTTTCGTTTTTTTGGAATAAGATTTTTCTATTTTAGCAATGACCATTTACCAATACACGTACATATAAAAAATGCGGATGGTACAGCAAAATTCAATATTGATCCGGTTGAATTGATTGAAAATAAGGGTGTTAAAAAGAAAGACTTGTTATTGGCTGTATAA
- a CDS encoding mannose-1-phosphate guanylyltransferase, with amino-acid sequence MNKNYYAILMAGGVGSRFWPVSTTEFPKQFHDMLGAGDTLIQKTFSRLSKLIPVENILILTNERYNDIVLEQLPMVKQEQVLLEPAMRNTAPCILYASLKIQKQNPDAVMVVAPSDHWIEDETTFAENLQQCFDFCTEENALMTLGIQPTYPNTGFGYIEFDKTDSNPVKKVSQFREKPDYATAKSFLEAGNFLWNGGIFIWSAKSITEAFEKFQPQMNDLFLKGVESYNTAAEKSFIEENYALAENVSIDYAVMENAKNVYVLPATFDWNDLGTWGQLHEKLDKDDNENGVINAKVVLENASGNIIRSDANKLIVVDGLHDYIIVDKEGVLLIYPKSKEQDIKRITALANKL; translated from the coding sequence ATGAACAAAAATTATTACGCAATATTGATGGCCGGTGGAGTGGGTTCGCGCTTTTGGCCTGTGAGTACTACCGAATTTCCAAAGCAATTTCACGATATGTTGGGTGCAGGAGATACCTTAATCCAAAAAACATTTAGCCGATTATCAAAATTAATTCCTGTGGAAAATATTTTGATTCTAACCAATGAGCGCTACAATGACATTGTTTTAGAGCAATTGCCAATGGTAAAACAAGAGCAAGTTTTGCTCGAACCGGCGATGCGAAATACAGCTCCTTGCATATTATATGCTTCGTTAAAAATTCAGAAACAAAATCCAGATGCCGTTATGGTAGTGGCGCCGAGCGACCATTGGATTGAAGACGAAACCACTTTTGCAGAAAATTTGCAGCAATGTTTTGATTTTTGTACCGAGGAAAATGCCTTGATGACGCTTGGGATTCAACCGACTTATCCAAATACAGGTTTTGGTTATATCGAATTCGACAAAACGGATTCAAATCCTGTTAAAAAAGTGTCGCAATTTCGTGAAAAACCAGATTATGCAACGGCTAAATCGTTTTTAGAAGCCGGTAATTTCTTGTGGAACGGTGGTATTTTTATTTGGAGTGCCAAGTCGATCACCGAGGCTTTCGAAAAGTTTCAACCGCAAATGAATGACTTGTTTCTAAAAGGGGTAGAAAGCTACAACACCGCTGCCGAAAAATCATTTATTGAGGAAAATTACGCTCTCGCAGAAAATGTTTCGATTGATTATGCGGTAATGGAAAATGCCAAAAACGTCTATGTGCTTCCAGCTACTTTCGACTGGAATGACCTGGGAACCTGGGGACAACTTCACGAAAAACTAGATAAAGATGATAATGAAAATGGCGTTATTAATGCGAAAGTGGTGTTAGAAAATGCCTCCGGCAACATCATCAGGTCGGATGCCAACAAGCTCATCGTTGTCGATGGTTTGCACGATTATATTATTGTGGACAAAGAAGGCGTTTTGCTCATTTATCCGAAAAGTAAAGAACAAGATATAAAAAGAATAACCGCTTTAGCCAATAAACTCTAA
- a CDS encoding methyltransferase encodes MYEKTFPNKRFKHTLEFLQKHISTTETIFDLGVPNPFSKIMVDNGYSVKNTTGEDIDNNQTALQNENYTVFTAFEIFEHLLNPYTVLENVKCDKLLISIPLRLWFSPAYRSKTDMWDRHYHEFEDWQLDWLLEKTGWKIIDREKFTHPVKKIGFRPLLRYFTPRYYIVYAIKNPKK; translated from the coding sequence ATGTACGAAAAAACATTTCCTAATAAAAGATTCAAACACACTTTAGAATTTTTACAAAAACACATTTCCACTACTGAAACCATCTTCGATTTAGGGGTTCCAAATCCTTTTTCAAAAATAATGGTCGACAACGGATACTCTGTAAAAAACACTACAGGCGAAGACATTGATAACAATCAAACTGCATTACAAAACGAAAATTATACTGTTTTTACTGCTTTCGAGATCTTTGAACATTTATTGAATCCTTACACTGTCTTAGAAAACGTAAAATGCGATAAATTACTCATTTCAATTCCATTGCGTTTGTGGTTTTCCCCAGCCTATCGCAGCAAAACCGATATGTGGGACAGACATTATCACGAATTCGAAGATTGGCAATTGGATTGGCTTTTGGAAAAAACAGGCTGGAAAATCATCGACAGAGAGAAATTTACGCATCCTGTGAAAAAAATTGGTTTTCGTCCCCTATTGCGCTATTTCACGCCGAGATACTATATTGTTTACGCAATTAAAAATCCCAAAAAATAA
- a CDS encoding SDR family NAD(P)-dependent oxidoreductase, with the protein MKNIIITGTSRGIGYELALQFANAGHNVLAISRKTPQALIENPKITCLSVDLSDENEMQKVESFLSNSWKSVDIIIHNAGALLLKPFSETSQEDFENIYKVNVFGVANLTRVCIPYLQKGSHVVTISSMGGIQGSLKFAGLAAYSSSKGAVITLSELLAEEYKEKGISFNVLALGAVQTEMLQEAFPGYEAPISAKGMSDYIFDFALTGNKYYNGKVLQVSSTNP; encoded by the coding sequence ATGAAAAACATCATCATCACAGGAACATCGCGAGGAATTGGCTACGAACTGGCTTTGCAGTTTGCCAATGCTGGTCATAATGTATTAGCCATTTCCCGAAAAACACCTCAAGCACTGATCGAAAATCCAAAAATCACTTGCCTTTCCGTTGATTTATCAGATGAAAACGAAATGCAAAAGGTTGAAAGTTTTCTTTCTAATTCGTGGAAAAGTGTAGATATCATAATCCATAATGCTGGCGCTTTATTGCTAAAACCTTTTTCTGAAACTTCTCAAGAAGATTTCGAGAATATTTATAAAGTCAATGTTTTTGGGGTAGCCAATTTGACTCGTGTCTGTATTCCTTATTTGCAAAAAGGGTCTCACGTGGTGACCATAAGTTCGATGGGGGGAATTCAAGGAAGCCTTAAATTTGCTGGATTGGCAGCCTACAGTTCGAGTAAAGGAGCGGTAATTACTTTATCCGAATTATTGGCAGAAGAGTATAAAGAAAAAGGAATTTCGTTCAATGTTTTGGCCCTTGGAGCCGTTCAAACCGAAATGTTGCAAGAAGCATTTCCGGGTTACGAAGCACCAATTTCAGCAAAAGGAATGTCCGATTATATTTTTGATTTTGCCCTTACAGGAAATAAATATTACAACGGAAAAGTGCTTCAAGTTTCATCGACGAATCCCTAA
- a CDS encoding tetratricopeptide repeat protein: MKTIQNILIIVILLLSSLAFSQNDLKARIEFEEAEKQFNENNFSEALRYLENTESLIGKWTPKVSFMKIESLNKIADFDNLESDNSKKLMKEVKLYMDFCNKHKESIVMEKFKVVYTIDENIKQIKKQKLETQMLEYTEGYNAFKEKNYTEAIKLWNQAAAKGNSKAMYQIGAAYYYGDGVPKDYVKSTEWYQKSAVKGNSSAMYEVGSAYYNGIGVTKDLTKAMDWYLKSANNGNKEAIKEIADAYYLGNNGFTKDYIQAMEWYLKLVDKDDGYAMCKIGRLYDKGNGIIKDSTKAMEWYLKSAAKGNTFGMYCVGINYCYGDGGVIKDYNKAMEWFLKGGEKGDPFCLSKIGSMYQKGEGVTKDYSQALEWYLKATEKNDIDSIKEMAIIYEEGGYGVKRDKKKAKGLMAEYEAKTEK, from the coding sequence ATGAAAACAATACAAAACATTCTCATAATAGTGATTTTGCTATTATCAAGTTTAGCATTTTCTCAAAACGATTTAAAAGCTCGTATCGAGTTTGAAGAAGCTGAAAAACAATTTAATGAAAACAATTTCTCGGAAGCTTTACGGTATCTAGAAAATACTGAAAGTTTAATTGGAAAATGGACTCCGAAAGTTAGTTTTATGAAAATCGAATCTCTAAATAAGATAGCTGATTTTGATAATCTAGAAAGTGATAATTCTAAAAAATTAATGAAAGAAGTAAAGCTATATATGGATTTTTGCAATAAGCATAAAGAAAGTATTGTAATGGAAAAATTCAAAGTGGTATATACTATTGATGAAAATATTAAACAAATTAAAAAACAAAAATTAGAAACACAAATGCTCGAATATACAGAAGGATATAATGCGTTTAAAGAAAAAAATTATACTGAAGCAATAAAACTATGGAATCAAGCAGCAGCAAAAGGTAATAGCAAAGCAATGTATCAGATTGGAGCTGCATATTATTATGGAGATGGTGTTCCAAAAGACTATGTCAAATCAACCGAGTGGTATCAAAAATCCGCAGTTAAGGGGAATAGTAGTGCGATGTATGAGGTTGGTAGTGCATATTATAACGGGATTGGCGTTACAAAAGATTTAACCAAAGCAATGGATTGGTATTTGAAATCTGCAAATAATGGAAATAAAGAAGCTATTAAAGAAATTGCAGATGCGTATTATTTAGGTAATAATGGATTTACTAAAGATTATATTCAAGCAATGGAATGGTACTTAAAATTGGTAGATAAGGATGATGGATATGCTATGTGTAAAATTGGTCGATTATATGATAAAGGAAATGGAATTATAAAAGATTCTACCAAAGCGATGGAATGGTACCTCAAATCAGCAGCCAAAGGAAATACTTTTGGGATGTATTGTGTTGGGATAAATTATTGTTATGGAGACGGTGGTGTCATAAAAGATTACAACAAAGCTATGGAGTGGTTTTTAAAAGGAGGCGAAAAAGGAGATCCGTTTTGTTTAAGTAAAATAGGTTCAATGTATCAAAAAGGAGAGGGTGTTACAAAAGATTATTCACAAGCTTTAGAATGGTATTTAAAAGCAACTGAAAAAAACGATATTGATTCTATTAAAGAAATGGCAATAATTTATGAAGAAGGTGGTTATGGAGTAAAACGTGATAAGAAGAAAGCCAAAGGCCTTATGGCTGAATATGAAGCTAAAACGGAAAAATAA
- a CDS encoding group III truncated hemoglobin produces MNDIQSREDLHVLMTEFYKKLLADNRINYLFTNVAKIDLEPHLWELVDFWEQMLFDKGSYRKNVLKLHTDLNQQSKLSEEHFTIWLNYFNASIDENFAGQTAENMKTRALSIATVMKIKM; encoded by the coding sequence ATGAACGACATCCAATCCCGAGAAGATTTACACGTATTGATGACTGAATTCTACAAGAAATTACTTGCCGACAATAGAATAAATTATCTTTTTACCAACGTAGCCAAAATAGATTTGGAACCGCATTTATGGGAACTGGTCGATTTTTGGGAACAAATGCTTTTTGACAAGGGCAGCTATCGCAAAAATGTATTAAAACTACATACCGACCTCAACCAACAATCCAAACTTTCTGAAGAACATTTTACCATTTGGCTGAACTATTTCAATGCTAGCATAGATGAAAATTTTGCAGGTCAAACTGCCGAAAACATGAAAACGAGAGCCTTGTCCATCGCGACCGTAATGAAAATAAAAATGTGA
- a CDS encoding DUF2442 domain-containing protein, translating to MEAKKIWFDDEFIFVETTENKIGKMPLNWFPRLKNATIDQLERFELWSDNSWIHWEFLGEDLSVEGFFKFRKELQSSN from the coding sequence ATGGAAGCGAAAAAAATATGGTTTGACGATGAATTTATTTTTGTTGAAACTACTGAAAATAAAATAGGCAAAATGCCACTAAATTGGTTTCCGCGATTAAAAAATGCTACTATAGACCAGCTAGAACGTTTTGAATTATGGTCTGACAATAGTTGGATACATTGGGAATTTCTTGGAGAAGATTTATCGGTAGAAGGTTTTTTTAAATTTAGAAAAGAATTACAATCCTCGAATTAA
- a CDS encoding ABC transporter ATP-binding protein produces MIAIQNIEKSFGDTKILKGVSTVFEAGKTNLIIGQSGSGKTVLLKSLLGIHSPEVGTISFDGRIYSDLDSDEKRELRTEIGMLFQGSALFDSMTVAENVAFPLRMFTNDNKSKIQDRVDFVLNRVALVNAHHKLPSEISGGMQKRVAIARAIVNNPKYLFCDEPNSGLDPNTATLIDNLIKEITEEYNITTVINTHDMNSVMEIGEKIIFLKNGLKEWEGTKEEIFRTDNEAVVDFVYSSNLFKKVREAYLQK; encoded by the coding sequence ATGATAGCAATACAAAATATCGAAAAATCATTTGGTGATACCAAAATTCTGAAAGGAGTTTCAACGGTTTTCGAAGCTGGAAAAACAAATTTGATCATTGGCCAAAGTGGTTCCGGGAAAACCGTTTTATTAAAATCATTACTCGGAATTCACTCGCCTGAAGTGGGTACTATTTCTTTTGATGGCAGAATTTATTCTGACCTTGATTCTGATGAAAAACGTGAATTACGTACCGAAATTGGTATGCTTTTTCAAGGAAGTGCCCTATTTGATTCTATGACAGTGGCCGAAAATGTGGCTTTCCCATTGCGAATGTTTACCAATGACAATAAAAGTAAAATTCAAGATCGAGTAGATTTTGTTTTAAATAGGGTCGCACTAGTCAATGCGCATCATAAATTACCTTCTGAAATTTCGGGCGGAATGCAAAAGCGTGTTGCCATTGCGCGCGCCATTGTGAATAATCCGAAATATCTTTTTTGTGACGAGCCTAATTCGGGTTTAGATCCCAACACAGCAACTTTGATCGATAATCTTATCAAAGAAATCACCGAAGAATACAATATTACCACCGTAATCAACACCCACGATATGAACTCGGTGATGGAGATTGGCGAAAAAATTATCTTCCTCAAAAATGGTTTGAAAGAATGGGAAGGCACCAAAGAAGAAATTTTCAGAACGGACAATGAAGCTGTGGTCGATTTTGTTTATTCTTCCAATTTGTTCAAAAAAGTAAGAGAAGCCTACTTACAAAAGTAA
- a CDS encoding glycosyltransferase — protein MKYYIVIPSYNEEALIPLTLQSLISQTVLPSKIVVVNDNSTDKTAEVVLEFAKENPFISLVNKTSENIHLPGSKVIQAFQKGFETLDDNYDIIVKLDADLIFPSNYFETVIKHFQSDSKIGMAGGFCYIEKNGEWILENLTDKDHIRGALKAYRKECFEQIGGLKPAMGWDTVDELLCKYYNWKVVTDESLHVKHLKPTGANYNKTARYKQGEAFYSLGYGFWITSIASAKLAMMKKKPVLFLDYIQGFWKAKWAKKPMLVNAEQAKFIRNYRLKKMKAKLF, from the coding sequence ATGAAATACTATATCGTCATTCCATCTTATAACGAAGAAGCACTCATCCCGTTGACCTTGCAATCTTTGATTTCGCAAACAGTTTTGCCATCAAAAATTGTAGTAGTCAACGATAATTCTACAGATAAAACCGCCGAAGTAGTTTTGGAATTCGCCAAAGAAAATCCGTTTATTTCTTTAGTCAACAAAACATCTGAAAACATTCATCTACCGGGAAGTAAGGTTATTCAAGCGTTCCAAAAAGGATTTGAAACATTAGATGACAATTATGACATCATCGTAAAATTAGACGCCGATTTAATTTTTCCATCGAATTATTTCGAAACAGTCATCAAACATTTCCAATCGGATTCAAAAATTGGTATGGCAGGAGGCTTTTGTTACATCGAAAAAAATGGCGAGTGGATTCTAGAAAACCTAACCGACAAAGACCATATTCGAGGTGCTCTCAAAGCGTATCGAAAGGAATGTTTTGAACAAATTGGGGGATTAAAACCAGCTATGGGTTGGGACACTGTCGACGAATTACTTTGTAAATACTACAACTGGAAAGTGGTTACGGACGAAAGTTTGCACGTGAAACACCTGAAACCAACGGGTGCCAATTACAACAAAACGGCACGTTACAAACAAGGCGAAGCTTTTTACAGCCTTGGCTATGGATTTTGGATCACCTCAATTGCATCTGCAAAATTGGCGATGATGAAGAAAAAACCAGTGCTATTTTTGGACTACATTCAAGGTTTTTGGAAAGCGAAATGGGCCAAAAAACCAATGTTAGTCAACGCCGAACAAGCCAAATTTATTAGAAACTACCGTTTGAAAAAAATGAAGGCGAAACTGTTTTAA
- a CDS encoding 3-oxoacyl-ACP synthase III family protein, giving the protein MKIKISGVGSYIPELKVANADFGQHTFLNEDGSPFGYPNEVVIGKFKGITGIEQRRYANPDQCSSDLAVLASEKAIANAGIDPETIDYIIFAHNFGDVKAGTIQSDIIPSLATRVKHKLQIKNPKCVAYDILFGCPGWVEGVLQANAFILSGMAKRCLVIGAETLSRVVDDHDRDSMIYSDGAGATIIEASEDEAGMLSYESATFAIDEAGYLFFGKSYNPDLDPDIKYIKMFGRKIYEFALSNVPAAMKSCLDKSGVSIDEVKKILIHQANEKMDEAIIHRFYKLYGKTPPKDIMPMSIHDLGNSSVATVPTLYDLILQGKLENHEINKGDIVIFASVGAGMNVNAFVYRY; this is encoded by the coding sequence ATGAAAATTAAAATATCAGGTGTTGGGAGTTATATTCCCGAACTTAAAGTTGCCAATGCTGATTTTGGCCAACACACATTTTTGAATGAAGACGGCAGTCCTTTTGGATATCCTAATGAAGTGGTGATCGGAAAATTTAAAGGTATTACAGGTATCGAACAACGGCGCTATGCCAATCCAGACCAATGCTCATCAGACTTAGCGGTTTTAGCTTCTGAAAAAGCTATTGCAAATGCTGGTATCGATCCCGAAACAATAGATTATATCATTTTTGCGCATAATTTCGGCGATGTAAAAGCAGGAACTATACAATCGGATATCATTCCAAGTTTGGCCACCCGAGTCAAACACAAATTGCAAATAAAGAATCCAAAATGCGTGGCTTACGACATTCTTTTTGGATGTCCGGGCTGGGTAGAAGGAGTTCTTCAAGCCAATGCTTTTATTCTTTCGGGTATGGCAAAACGTTGTTTGGTCATTGGTGCTGAAACCCTTTCGAGGGTGGTCGATGATCACGACAGAGATTCTATGATCTACTCAGACGGTGCCGGAGCGACAATTATAGAAGCCTCCGAAGACGAAGCAGGAATGTTGTCCTACGAAAGCGCCACCTTTGCAATTGACGAAGCAGGCTATTTATTTTTCGGAAAATCGTACAATCCCGATTTAGATCCTGATATTAAATACATCAAAATGTTTGGACGTAAAATATATGAATTCGCTTTGAGCAATGTCCCAGCCGCTATGAAAAGTTGTCTTGACAAAAGCGGTGTTTCGATTGATGAAGTGAAAAAAATCCTTATCCATCAAGCCAACGAAAAAATGGACGAAGCTATTATTCATCGTTTTTACAAATTATATGGCAAAACACCTCCAAAGGACATTATGCCAATGAGTATTCACGATTTAGGAAATAGTAGTGTTGCGACGGTTCCAACTCTTTATGATCTTATATTACAAGGCAAATTAGAAAATCACGAAATCAACAAAGGTGATATTGTTATTTTTGCATCGGTTGGCGCAGGAATGAATGTCAATGCCTTTGTTTATCGATATTAA